Within the Medicago truncatula cultivar Jemalong A17 chromosome 4, MtrunA17r5.0-ANR, whole genome shotgun sequence genome, the region ttattttttgtacattacactcaataaaatattttaaactttaCAAATGATATTTATGTATGGTTGGTTGCAAACATGTTTTCATGCAAGGTATTGAAAATATTACACCCTCCACAACGCATTTGATATCAAGTATTATCTCAtacaaggaaaaataaaaaatgttgaatttttttatacgCATTTCTCATTATAACCAAAATAATATGcaacacacaattttttttgatgaCAATacatgcaattaaaaaaatgaagaacccTTATTAGTTATAATACACACATTTTCCAATTTACAAGAAAAAACTTGATCGTGTCTCTGCCATTTGGGACCTGCTTGAGTCTGGTGACATCACCGCTCGATACGCGTAACTATTTAATCTGTTTAATCTGCTGTGTCTATTTTTGTCGTCGGGGCATCATGCCGAACTCGACAAAGCTACGGGCTTCTGTTTTTTCGATAATATTTCGGTGGCAGGTAAGTCTTAGACTGTGCACCATGGAAATGGGACAAAAAATTTACCAATATGCTGGGAAGCTGATAACAATTATGTTGGAGATGGATTGGGGCTTGCCTGTTGTTGCTGAGTTTAAACCTAATACCATGGGAGAATGCCGGGTGACTCCATATAATGTGTCTGAAATTGAGTCTACTGACAGATAGGAAGTGTAGTATGATCGCTATCTGTCAATAGACTCAATTTCAGACACATTATTTGTCTATTACATTACAGCTTTTGTTGATCAGGAAAGCTTACTAAGGCCATGAAAAAACCGATGCTTTCTCCTTTTTGAGTGTCTTCTAGATTCTTTTGTCATGACATACGGGACAAAAATGTATCTGCATACAAAATGTATCTGCATTGGCATAAAATATCAGTGAACTACAATTTATTTCTCCCAATACAAAATTCATCATTCAACAATTTCAAGAGgcgagagaaaaataataaaactaacgaatttgttatagattttttaatattattaggAAAAACTGGTGATTTAGCATAACCCCTTCCAAAAGATCAGATTCTCTTGAACTCGAATTATCATTTTACTATAAAAGGTAGATCATATTAACAAAGAAAATTCTACTTAGAATGACGTGCCCTATTTGCTACCATAACATTGACGTTTGTGGTGAGAAAATAAGCATGTAGTGTTCTTCTGCATATTGTTTTGTGAACTAAGTCCATTGCCATCTCCCAACGAGAAAGATGTGAAAACTAATCAATGGCCAACTCATGAGACTTGCAaagtttccatttttttatgatGAGACGAGTTCGACCGGGCGTTTCTATAGAAGCTTCAGAGAGTATGAAAGTTTGTTTGATCTAACGGAAACCAGGTGCCATTGAGCTGAAAATGAAAGCATATCAGCTTGAAAAGCTCATTGCTGATCATAAAGTGAGGGTTTATAGGGACCAATCTGATTCTGCATTTGCATATGTAGAATAACCAAGTTTAGAAGACCTGTCGTAGGTCCAGCTCCTCAGCTTCCTTTCAAATGCACTGTCCATGATTGGTTAAAAGTTCTAGCACGAGGTCACTTATGAAGATGGCGGACTGTCACAAATATGGTGATCCTCTGAGGTAAAACTTATCATGTTTTAAGTAAGGTGATGAGTGTAAGGTGATGAGTGTAGAGGaatattgtatcaaaagtataCATGAAGAGAAAAGCTTTACTTCTGGTAGACCATGCAAGATAGTGGAGTAAAGTCTGAGCTGAAGGCCAAGTTCAGTAGGAGTTGGCCATTGTGCAAAGAAACTTGGATACTTCAAATcaatgattaggaaagattgtGGATTCATTACTTGTATGTGAAGGTACATTCTATAAAGCAAGTATTGTTTTCAGATTTTAAGTATAAAATTCATCTTGGTTCTAATTTGAATCGCTTATAAATATCTCATAGGCATACAATAACTTCCTTGGATAATGAAGGAATTTTTCCCTATAATGCATGTGTATTCAACCACAAGGGTAACATCAATCTAATATTCATCTGGCGGCAGGAGCAGAGACCATTCTATACATGGCATTACGAATTTGAAACTTTGTAGTTGGTAATGGCAGCAATTTTAATACAATAAATGATATTGCGAATATGACATTCTTTTGGTCACATGATCAATGCAGACTAAAATACTAGTAATTTATTCTATTTCACAATTCCAGCAATGGCATAAGTAAGTAGAAGAAACCTGAGAATTATTCCGAACGCCCAAATTTTGAAGCACATCATCATCGTTAAGGAGCTTGTTGTTATCGAATGACAAACAATAATTAGCCCAAACACTTCTCCTGCAAATAAAATGAGACGAATTTACAAAATAACTTTACACTGTCGGTGtgtaataattaaattgaaatcATATTACACCAGTTTTTGTATaaaataagaaatcaaaatattaaaacaaaacccAATGAATGAGAAACTGACCAAGAAATATGGCGGTGACCCATACTAGATTGTTCCATGTAATTAACCTTCTTCTTGATAGCAAGTTTCAAATCCTTGAGCGTTGCCGTATTCATTAGAATCACATCAAACGAGGTTGTATCCAATTTCAAAACTGTAATTCGCATTGCACTACCCAATTCGAGTCCAATGAGAGTTTCCACATCTTCCAGGGTTGGATTCTTCGGTACATCTGCGAGTATTGGATCCTCCAATAATGCTTTCAACACCTTCGCCTTCTTCAAACCGCTCTTGTATTCCGCACCTTCTCCCATCTCATCGCAAAATAACCAAATTCAAAcgcaaaaattattttgatatgagctccttaatttttaatatcaatattttttttttctactgacaaaaaaattgttacaagaaATAGAACTCATTTTCTAAACAATTCGTTTAGGGTGGATTTTATTAACTATTTGAACTCAATTTCTTAGTTAATATCAACATGAGTTTTCTTACtaggttttgaatttttaattttcaaaaatgattttgtgaaattattagtttttaatcgattattgtaatttttaattttccataATCCATGTTGGCTAGTCACTATAATGCCAtgtcataaaaaattgaaaactctTGCACAAAAATGAACGAGGACTATGTCATCAGAAACAACAATCAacatgaatatgatttacttactactttattacttatACAGATTGATATACTTGTCGAATTTATCATCATTTCACCTAATTGTTAAACAGTTGACCCATTTCTCGCAATGATCTAGATTCCAACTTCCTTTGACAACATCAAAATATGCTTGGTCGTGTAAACTTCAAAAGTTAATGATGTACATTATAGCTTCACTTTTACATGTGTAAAAAATATCTTAGTACTTTCATTTTCGAAGGAAGTCCACACTCAAACTATTTGTTATACACTATTGAGTAAACGATCAAATTGACATCAAATTGATGCATGTCTTTATAAGTCATTATAAATTTGTCTATaactatattaatattttaaattagatttttatcaaacattttTCAACTAGATCAATAACTTTTTGATTTTGTTACATAACTTGGATCTAATTATATGGATAAGTTATGCAACAGGACATACCAAAGAAATGACACCAAACAACTTAAGAGAGGGAGATAAAAGTAGTACCGTCTCGCCCATTTTGAAGGCAGGCAGTCCCTTGTAAGGGCAGGTACTGCACCTAAACGCATCCCCTAACCCACACTGTAGACCAAAGACAAACTTTCAGAACAATGGCCATTATACGAAAAATAATCTGAAATAGCATTAGTGAAGATATTAACAAAATAGACGAAACTATTAACAGAGAGAAAATCCCAACTCTGCAAGGGAATCCCAGAAATTCACTGACTAAGCTGACTGCAATTCAACTCAATCTTAGAAGATCTTCTAGAAAATATATTCGACAgaagttgattttttgaaatgcTAGATACAAATCAGTGGGGATTACAAAACCAGAAGTCTAATTTAAACTCTACctatttaaaaattacaaactcTGCCCAGAATCCACATGTAAATCAAAAGTAtatctttcttctttttgttttaaaattcattTAGAATGACAAGCTTTATTAGTCATTCTGTGGCTCtttggttttaaatttttttaattttaacgaTACGCTGCATTTGCTAGGCAACTTAATCATTGGCTTTGGACAGTACACTGCATTTGCTGCTTCTGTTTTCGGAAACAACTACAACAAGGcaatattttgaacaaaaattcCACTGAGTCAATGGCAACAGCTCCCAATAGGAAGCAtgtgagaagaaaaagaatgaacAAGATTCATGCTCCTCCAACTAAATTGACAGAAGCAAGGATGGATGAGTCTAACAAAATGTAATGTAGAACGTCCTTGAATTTTGACAAAGGAACAATCAATGAAAGTTCTGCAGGAAGAGAACATTTGAATGTACATATTTGCAAAGAAAGTAGTTTGGTGGTGGTTTGATAGGTAATTTTGGCATTGAGGTGTGGGATGTTGAGTTAGAGTGGACATGAATCATACCATTGGAATATGTAAACAACCATACTATTAATTGAACTGGTTCAATGTTTTAGTCAAAGTACTTACAGTAGAAATGATTGCTTTAGAAGACTCAGAAGTCAGaaccaaaaaaacattataacatCAAGGCaactagaaaagaaaaatagaataaaagtaTGAGTGCCATGGTAACATATTTAAGATTTGGCAACAGAACCAAATAGACTTGACATCTATGTTGTCAATTCCAAATAGTGGCATGGAGAGTCCAACCCTGAAACTGAGATACCAGGATGTCGGCTATTTGAACATTTTTTCGGACTGATTACATGATTAATACTTTTAAGGATTTTACCACAATTTTAACACTGAaaatacttttatgtttttaaactATAGCCaataatgatttaattaaaaattggaTGACACTATAGGGACCAACATTGATTAaacgaaaaaaagaaaaagacatacACTGCCACAAGCTGATTGAGGATTATTAATCTGTTCTGCTGTCAATCCTAACTTCAACACTTTCTCCTCTTCTTCTGCCCTTCCACATGAGCAATTTTTGCAGGCCTTTCTTGTAGGTCCGATTTCACAATCCCCTATTGCACAACATGTCAGCTACTCCAAATATCAAACATAAGACTAATAGAGGGACAAAGCTAGAGAAGGGTTGAATCTTTACCAGATGGCAGTTCAGGTTTCTTCAAATCTTCTTCAGACAAAAGACTATTTTTATCAATCAGATctgaatcaaaatcaatttgcaCCTTGGGTGAACTTTTCACAAACTTCTTTAGTGCAAAAGATGAACCAATTTTCCATGAAGGCTTTTTAGCTTTGATCTGTGTGCAGTACAGAACATTATAATTAGAACTTGTAAGATGGTCAGAGCGATgttaataaggaaaaaaaaatctggatgACTCATGGCCCATACTCCACTTGACATGCGATAGGAAAATAAATTTGTCAAAGACAATAAAtagtatcattaaaaaaaacactagcTCTAATTAATGATCCTgcacaaaaatgaaaaaccattAACTACAGCAATGGTCGTCAAATACCAGTAGCAGACTGGGCTTCAAGACACATGTCAGCCTATTACTCAACTCATCGGACACGTttctattgtattttattttgttgtacaGAAAACAAGACGTGAGAAGACAATAACTGTTTGATTAAATGTTCCTAGCGTATTTCTATTGCACAATAGTTTAAAcgtaagaaaacaaataaatttaagaaaaaacaacGGTTAATAGAGATGGTAAGGATATAGAAACCAGATAATGAAACTTACCACAGAAGATTGTAAAGCCTGTATTTCTGAAAATCCTGCCAATAATAACTTGTTTTCAAGATCAGGTATCATCTGAAAGGACAATGGGGAAAATGTGAGATCATGTGCAATGACATGAATCACTCAAGCACAATCTAGCTGTTATTTTACCTTATCACCTGAACCCACAGCAGATTGGGAGGACTTGTGAATAAGAGTTGTCCCACCAGCTTTTAGCACTCTGAGGACTTCTTGAGTCAGTTGGTCGATAGGAAAATCAAGAGACTTCCAGATTAAAACGACCAAATCCACAGAGGAAGATTCCACTGGAAACTTGCCTGAAGTTTGCAATAAATAGACAGTAAAAATTGGCATCTTTGGCCATTATAAATACTTCCTATGATCttgaatataagcaaaaaaagagTCAAACAAAGTAGATGCATCTAGTTCAaatttttaaccaaataaatcAACTTcgttttacttatttttttgcttatgcTCAAGACCGGAGTAGCACCACACATGCGGAAAATGGGAAATCgtatttggaaaagaaaaagtagCTCCTATCCAACTTCTGCCAACACCCTGTCAATCGACACATGTTTTCTCACCCACCCACCCCCATAAActtcaaacattaaaattcaGTACCACAAGCCATTAGCATCTATATAACAGCAACACAGCCTACACTTCAAATTGAAGGTGTTTCTTGTGTCTGAGAGTGacacatgtggttacattcaaattcaatcacttctattttctcaaaGTATTATTGGTGTCTACATGTTTGTGTCAGTATTGTGTCCAATGTCCATGTCTAAGTTTCCAGGCTAAGCATGCTCATCTAACAGCAaattaatttaaacaatttcattcaACATGAATCAAGGAAAAAGGAAGTTGAGGTCAAAGTTTTAAAGCATCGATAGAAGCATAGAAGCCTAAAGGATACACTAATTCACTCTATGCATTTTTTAGACATCATACCACAAAAACGGCTAGTAATAATAAAACCCGAAAAGATGGACATGCCAATGAATCATGATGTCAGATAATAGAAAGTCGAACAAGATGTAAGCAAAAGAAACATGTATTTTACTGGTTATATTTACAAACTAAAGTAccccataaaaaaatttaatgcaAATCCATTATATCACATCACATAATAATATGCCCAATAATTGAAGGAGAGGTAGAATTACTGAGTGATGATGCAGATGTGATGACAAGAGGATCCAATTTCTCAACCCCTTCATTCCCAAGTTCTCTAATCGCATCAAACACTTGACTAACAGGAAGAACTGCTTCATCCGTGCATGCCAACACAGCACCGTACATCTTTGCAGCATCCTgtaacaataaataacaaattgaaaatgattcaaatgaaacatataCATGCAGATAAGTACTTTTCaatagcaaaataaaaaaactttgcaTGCATCTTCACAATGAATACACTTGAAATACATATCCACAAGAGCACAATAAACAGAACCATAGAAAACCATCAATCACAACACCCTTCAATCTCATATCCACAAATCACTTGTGCCTCACCAGGAACATCGTTTTTAACAAACCCATTAATCAAAGCTGTCCAAGCAACAATATCCCTTTGAGGACTTTCATCAAACATTTTACACGCACTTTTCGGAAACCCAGAACACCCAAAAGCCGAAATGAAATCAttacaaacaaaacaatcaaaatcaaacccaaGTTAGTTTAAATATTTGAGCATGAAACATAAAAAGGGACATAACCGATGGAGTGGGTTACCGTAAAACGAATTGTgaattgaaaatgagaaaatggaTGAAAAGACATGGAATAATTTAGAAATTAGAATAATCAGTGAAAATCATAGAAATGTTTGAAGACGTTAACGAAAAGATTTGGAAAAGAGATAGAGAGGAAAAAACCATTGCGATGAGATGTTGAAGTTGAAGTGAAAGAGAAAGCGTGAAGAGAAATCTAATAGAAGCTTCGAGAATTGAGATAGAGACGAAAAACAAGTTGTCGACTCGCTTTAAAATTGTGCGATTTTGTTTTGAGGAAGAAAGAGGCAGGGTTTACTATATAAATAGtgccatttttatttctttttaatattttcagaATTACTCGTTATTTTCATATTACTTGAGAAAATGGGCATGGAAAATGGtacatataataattaaatgtgtGTATGGATTAtatttgatagaattgattttggaataATTGATAATAAGTTGGGTTTAGGACGTGTTTGTTGTAGCGGtggaaatagaaaaaaaaacggCGTTTGTACAAAAGCTACAAAAGGTAACTTCTTTATTTTCACGTTCAAAATGTCTCGGAACGTGGAAAATGCTAATACACCGTTGTACCAAACAGGTACTTAGAATGTACGTTAACAAATGCATTCAATACGAatacaaaaatagaaataaatatttatgtaCTTAAGATTTATGTAAATATGTCAAACTTTTGAGTTTCAATAGGTTGAATACACAGTTTttatgatgtaatttttttggtacTTCTTAATAATCCTTCTTAAGACACCGTGTTAACGTTGTAATGCTTAAATTAtccttttaattgtatttaaaacaaaaatgtaaTTCAAAATTGATTCAATCTAACGCAAAAGCATTGAATCATAGCTTTAGGTCCATTGTGATTTTCGGGATACAATTGATTTACATGGATCCAAATTCCAAGCTAAACATGAATTTTAAAGTCAAACCATATTTGACTGTTCAAAATTTGCATTTAATGTGTTCTAACGCGGAACATGCAGGTACTAAGTTGGGTCATGAGTATTACCATTTACCAAGGTCATAACAAGTTTtaagacactttttttttaatcaaatatgtgTATAAGGGGGTGTATTGAATTAtgattttaaaggacaatttttgtttaaaaaagttttaaagattttaaaagattttgttggattttaatgactttgatgattttaaaagactatcaGGATTTTCAATATGGATTTCAATATATTTacatcataagattttaaaggattttgtggatttataagatttcaaaagattttatgaattttaaggaCTTATtgcaaaaagaaattattacaaCACATtctctatcataatattttcaatacaaactctttttttatgatagatagagagggagagagagaggggggaggagagaaaagagaggagagagagagagagagaggaaagaGATAGtaaacttttaaaagaaaagcaaTATGAAATCTCATGTcgtcatgaaagactttttcttcttaaaatttcactagaaaatcccacaaaatccaccaaaatccaatttattaaacaatccttcaaaatttgaatgattttgaataccatgagattttttttaagtgatgaaaaatcttgattgaattacctcaagatttttttaaaatgacaaagagtcttgattgaatatcacaagactttttcataatcAAAAAGTCTTCAATCTGAGATCGGTTTTGAAATCCTGAGCGATTTCACGAACAAGACGTTGGAATGGAGAGAGTAGTTTGTTCCACCATATGAGTGTTTTCACTTAATGCAATGATACTTGAAAATTTTCCTTTGTGGTTCTCGTCCCTTTCCGTTGATCTTGGACGTTACTAGTCTTTGCATCTTCCTCCACCTCCTCCATCGTTGTGTTTTGTTGGGGCGGAGGTTTAGCGGTGGCGTTTTGTTCCAATTTTGTCAGGCGCGGTGTATCTTTGGTTGCTCTCCTCTTCGCTGCGTTCGGTTTCCGATTTGATGTCACCTATCTGCCCGTGGCCTTGCCTCGCCTCCATGGATACGACGGTTGCTACGGTGGCGAAGCCACACGACTCCGGTAAATCTTTCTCGCAAGCTCTCTCTACTTCATGTGATTTACATTTGAATCAACTTCCACCTAGGGTAGTGATGGGAAATTCTGTGCGGGTGAAAATTTCACAAGCTCAGTATGAATCTGGAATTGTTGATTGTAAACGTAATCTCCATGGACGAATTACGCTTCACAAAGGAGATAAGCCATTAACAACGCTAGCTTTGAAGCAAAAACTGTCCAATTTGTGGCCTAATTTGCAAAATTGGAACCTCACTCCGCTTGGAAAGGGTTTCTTCGAGTTCAATTTCAGTTCCATTGATGATATGCGCACAATTTGGGCGTTAGGGGTGATCAATCTCAAGCCTGGGTTTCTTCGCTTCTATTGTTGGACCAGAGACTTCAAACCTCAAGCTCTGGTGCAAACACATGCACAAATTTGGGTGTGTCTTATGCATTTACCCCAAGAATACTGGAGGAGGAAAACTCTCTATGAGATTGCTTCTGGTTTGGgaactgtaacgccctctttgaattatttgttttatttaattatttaattgagtctaaaatttattaagaagagtttagaatatattatatgattatatgatttattaggtagcttattatattatttaatagaataagatttgaaaataaaataatattgagttgaAGGGTTGTTATGGGATTTGAGAGAattttggggagaaagagaaataagataaaatagaataaagggttataaataagagaaacctattttagaaagaaaaaaaaacataacgtacgatcaattttggagaaaagggagaaagacctagaaagcggcgattttgagttataaggtaagggtgggactaacattcaataatcttaagtcattgattctgaaaattggattttacatgttgtaggttttagtttttcagaatttgagaattagagttaaaagtgattatttgatgattttctaaaataatgttttgggtcaagttttatatggttttgagtctcttttgatgtatataaatgtttagacaaactttgggattaAATTTGGGCTTatggaagttaaaattgggattttggggtgaaaaatgggtttttcccgagttgttatctgacagcatgtcctgtttcatgttcttgcgtctttttcacacgtttctgttttgaattagcctttggtgtaaacatgaaagttgtagataattgtattatctttccagtggcgtcggtttgacttgaaaatgaattttggtttatcagttatggtcaaattactgcacgtaggtcacagtgaatttttatgaatttcagcacaacatTGTCCGAATTttaaatgaaaactggtatttaTTGGTagagaattggtcttaggtgtaaacacgaaagttgtaggtatgaatgttagctttctaatgtcgttggtttgacttcaaaaagatttatagaacttgagttatagtcaaattactgcacgtaggtcacaatgaataattgaatatgattgatgaattagtatacgaatgtatatgttgtgaatacgatattgtccatgattgatgaagtgttatatgtatatatatatgatattttaagatgttgattattatttgatgttgttatattgtgatataattgtatatgcattacttgaattatttgtgaataattgagacgttgttgacttgcatttgatattattatgtcatgctgtttttgtatactgttgtgttgctgttgttatttaactaagctgcatgagtcggtctaagttgattaagatgatgaagttccaaattattggattatataagaggttgtcgatttaagatattaagaggtcgagtccatgcattagcatttcattgttgggggcttgatgccctggagcctttgctcaattaagttgagggcttaaTGCCAttggagcctttttacgctcaaataaagttgagggcttgatgccctgggagcctatttacgctcaaagattggtaccacatgcttgattagaagattaagttgcatagtcaagttgtcaagttgtcgagttgtcaagattgtcaagttgtcgagttgataAGTTGTAGAAATtgcgttgtcgttgtcgttgaattgtcatttgtcaatgagttgttaataaagaactaagtgaagtattaatatttattaatcattgttgtttatgttgttgttatatcgatataagatgatgaatatgttgtttgtttacatgattatgattaagatgaatatgttgtttgtttatatgattattatcattaagtgatgattatgtcatgttgtatatgattattattattaactgatgattaagttgtgttgttatgttattatgaaatgatgattagaagttggttgaactattaagaattattattactaatagatgaagttatttatgttgttaaatataattaatgaattatatgcttgatattattgttttgtgaaatctcaccccttctgcttggaaatgttgctcttcgtatgagtaacttgcaggtaaccaagaatagttgatgtcgtgtgagctttctctctcgtgtgtcttaggtgctctgatacgtaatgggatgtgatcttttgttattgcttttctattccttacgtattgtttttgaagatttatgactatgtttttagattagatttttatgagacatttatgaagaggccttcctgccaaagactgtttagttattgaataaattccgctgcgaagtattaaagattttgttattgaattttaaaggataaatagttatttattcagtttatgattttaagaaaagaatgtgacattccgttttatgtgaatactctgattatttttatgaaatttttatgttgggaaaacggggtgttacaggaaCCCCCCTCACCATTGATGAAGCAACTCAGCAAAGGCGCTTTGGCCTCTTTGCCAGGGTCCTTGTGGATGTGGATCTTTCTGACAAGCTTTTTGAAACGATTGTCATTGAAAGGGAGGGGCACGCACTGTCAATTGATGTGCACTATGAAAAGCAGCCAGCTTTCTGTGCTAACTGTAAGACTCTGGGGCATAGCTTGCAAAACTGTATGAAGCTTAGTAATGCCAACAACACCGATGGCCCAACAAGATTAAATTCTAGGAGTAATGGGACTGGAAAGAAACAGTTGGATAATGAATTCACTAGCAGGAAGCATGCTGATAAAGATATGATTAGAAGGAAAGTTGTGGATGGTAAATTGCCTGATAAAACACTGGTTAGGGCTGATCTGAATGGGAAGAAGCACTCTGAGACTATCCCTACAGACAACATTGACTCTGATTTGTTTATACCTGAGAATCCCACAAACACTGGCACTTCTGAAATGTCTGCAGATTTGGAGTTTTTGGAACAATCTTTTGGGCAAGACAAATCAGGGAAGGAAGGAACTAGTGCAGATGGGACTGTGTTACCAGTCATCTTGAAGGAAAAAACTCCTCCAACACCAGTACTTCAGAACTCTTTCACTATGCTTGAGGTCGATACTGAACTTCCTTCAGGGGAGGCTTGGCTTGGTGACAAGGATCTCACCCACATCTCTGATGATGCTATCAATGACAATATGAAATGTGTATCCAAAGAGAAAGTAGGTTTGGATCAAACTGCACCTTCAGAGGTTC harbors:
- the LOC11440574 gene encoding anamorsin homolog isoform X1, which gives rise to MSFHPFSHFQFTIRFTDAAKMYGAVLACTDEAVLPVSQVFDAIRELGNEGVEKLDPLVITSASSLSKFPVESSSVDLVVLIWKSLDFPIDQLTQEVLRVLKAGGTTLIHKSSQSAVGSGDKMIPDLENKLLLAGFSEIQALQSSVIKAKKPSWKIGSSFALKKFVKSSPKVQIDFDSDLIDKNSLLSEEDLKKPELPSGDCEIGPTRKACKNCSCGRAEEEEKVLKLGLTAEQINNPQSACGSCGLGDAFRCSTCPYKGLPAFKMGETMGEGAEYKSGLKKAKVLKALLEDPILADVPKNPTLEDVETLIGLELGSAMRITVLKLDTTSFDVILMNTATLKDLKLAIKKKVNYMEQSSMGHRHISWRSVWANYCLSFDNNKLLNDDDVLQNLGVRNNSQIHFVCRYIFVPYVMTKESRRHSKRRKHRFFHGLSKLS
- the LOC11440574 gene encoding anamorsin homolog isoform X2, with translation MDAAKMYGAVLACTDEAVLPVSQVFDAIRELGNEGVEKLDPLVITSASSLSKFPVESSSVDLVVLIWKSLDFPIDQLTQEVLRVLKAGGTTLIHKSSQSAVGSGDKMIPDLENKLLLAGFSEIQALQSSVIKAKKPSWKIGSSFALKKFVKSSPKVQIDFDSDLIDKNSLLSEEDLKKPELPSGDCEIGPTRKACKNCSCGRAEEEEKVLKLGLTAEQINNPQSACGSCGLGDAFRCSTCPYKGLPAFKMGETMGEGAEYKSGLKKAKVLKALLEDPILADVPKNPTLEDVETLIGLELGSAMRITVLKLDTTSFDVILMNTATLKDLKLAIKKKVNYMEQSSMGHRHISWRSVWANYCLSFDNNKLLNDDDVLQNLGVRNNSQIHFVCRYIFVPYVMTKESRRHSKRRKHRFFHGLSKLS
- the LOC11440574 gene encoding anamorsin homolog isoform X3 translates to MSFHPFSHFQFTIRFTDAAKMYGAVLACTDEAVLPVSQVFDAIRELGNEGVEKLDPLVITSASSLSKFPVESSSVDLVVLIWKSLDFPIDQLTQEVLRVLKAGGTTLIHKSSQSAVGSGDKMIPDLENKLLLAGFSEIQALQSSVIKAKKPSWKIGSSFALKKFVKSSPKVQIDFDSDLIDKNSLLSEEDLKKPELPSGDCEIGPTRKACKNCSCGRAEEEEKVLKLGLTAEQINNPQSACGSCGLGDAFRCSTCPYKGLPAFKMGETMGEGAEYKSGLKKAKVLKALLEDPILADVPKNPTLEDVETLIGLELGSAMRITVLKLDTTSFDVILMNTATLKDLKLAIKKKVNYMEQSSMGHRHISWRSVWANYCLSFDNNKLLNDDDVLQNLGVRNNSQIHFCPVCHDKRI